The following proteins come from a genomic window of Panthera leo isolate Ple1 chromosome E2, P.leo_Ple1_pat1.1, whole genome shotgun sequence:
- the PLEKHG2 gene encoding pleckstrin homology domain-containing family G member 2 isoform X3, translating into MPEGARGPSLSKPSPSLGGGPTAPATPAMASPRGSGSSTSLSTVGSEGDPAPGPAPACSASRPEPLPGPPIRLHLSPVGTPGSAKPSRLERVAREIVETERAYVRDLRSIVEDYLGPLLDGGVLGLSTEQVGILFANIEDIYEFSSELLEDLEGSSSAGGIAECFVQRSEDFDIYTLYCMNYPSSLALLRELSLSPPAALWLQERQAQLRHSLPLQSFLLKPVQRILKYHLLLQELGKHWAEGPGAGGREMVEEAIVSMTAVAWYINDMKRKQEHAARLQEVQRRLGGWTGPELSAFGELVLEGAFRGGGGGGPRLRGGERLLFLFSRMLLVAKRRGPEYTYKGHIFCCNLSVSESPRDPLGFKVSDLTIPKHRHLLQAKNQEEKRLWIHCLQRLFFENHPASIPAKAKQVLLENSLHGAPKSKPIPEPPTPPLGSPRPRDARNFTPGRRNTAPSPGPSATRRGRRQSEPVKDPYVMFAQNAKPRLKHAGSEGELYPPLEPQPPVPASGPPEDLEDPGPPTLEPSGTSITEEILELLSQRGLRDPGCPLQPPPHDITAFPGDSQVPGDSEALTFQALPSRDSSEEEEEEELELDEREPSPLHVLEGLESSSAAEIPDVPSRTKSPDVPNLPEIPSLSEIPKIPHLPSLPDISNVFEMPCLPSIPSVPDIPSLPSTPALPCDSWLQGALREPDEALATRRELFPGSSSTKGERSSGGRVGQQDPEEGESFPDFQSQEVTRDQGFSDELGFRSCSEIRSAWQALEQGQLTRPGFPEPLLILEDSDLGGGGGSGKAGAPSSERTASRVRELARLYSERIQQMQRAETRASANAPRRRPRALAQPQLSPSLPREQAEPGPLPAFGHVLVCELAFPLTCAQESVPLGPATRVQAATPLSKQGGCLGGQGLNVSNLPEQDRLSIQVPAATPLPGQGGLWNIQSVAGAPTPLPEQEDPPHDQVPATTLPDQEGHLETQVPATTPLPEHRGHVDIEVPTSPAVPKQGRGSDAMGLATTPVLKKEGHLQSQSPTTTLSTKQGGSGDVQFPAAVCEQAVNTLLTPGSSPDRQLPGNTPLPLQRDLPDVQVPGTSPGPAYGGRLSHQTPANGPLPLPQDLSDIQVPGTSPVPAHGSCLDRQIPADAPLSLPQNPNVPAAAPLPRQQGLTDTQAQALQALPPLPKQGGLPDIQGLSAAPLLQEQSFTDLHVQKVTPLLEQKSLTDTHVPAATALPEQEGSRDSQGLLPIPVPTTVVFSKPGGHPVSHVAQSESSELTPPHSPPPPTRQLLGPSAAALSRYLAASYISQSLARRQGPGGEVPPASRGPWSSSAPASRAPSPPPQPQPPPPPARRLSYATTVNIHVGGGGRLRPAKAQVRLNHPALLAPTQESVGLRRAQGAPDAPFHM; encoded by the exons ATGCCCGAGGGAGCCCGCGGACCGAGCCTGTCCAAACCCAGCCCTAGCCTTGGCGGTGGCCCCACAG CCCCTGCAACCCCTGCCATGGCCTCCCCCCGAGGTTCTGGGAGCTCCACATCCCTGAGCACGGTGGGCTCCGAGGGGGACCCGGCTCCAGGGCCCGCCCCAGCCTGCTCGGCCTCTAGGCCAGAGCCCCTTCCAGGACCCCCCATCCGCCTGCATCTGTCACCGGTGGGGACTCCGGGTTCCGCCAAACCCTCGAGGCTAGAGCGAGTGGCTCGCGAGATCGTGGAGACAGAGCGGGCCTATGTCCGGGACCTTCGCAGCATTGTGGAG GACTACCTGGGTCCTCTGCTGGATGGCGGGGTCTTAGGGCTGAGCACGGAGCAGGTGGGCATACTATTTGCCAACATCGAGGACATCTACGAGTTCAGCAG TGAGCTCCTGGAGGACCTGGAGGGCAGCAGCAGCGCAGGGGGCATTGCCGAGTGCTTCGTGCAAAGG AGTGAGGATTTTGACATCTACACATTGTACTGCATGAACTACCCGAG ctccctAGCCCTGCTCCGGGAGCTGTCGCTGTCCCCGCCCGCAGCCCTGTGGCTGCAGGAGCGCCAGGCCCAGCTCCGCCACTCGCTGCCCCTGCAGAGCTTCCTGCTGAAGCCTGTTCAGCGCATCCTCAAGTACCATCTGCTGTTGCAG GAGCTAGGCAAGCACTGGGCAGAGGGCCCGGGCGCCGGGGGCCGTGAGATGGTGGAGGAGGCCATTGTGTCCATGACAGCGGTCGCCTGGTACATCAATGACATGAAACGCAAGCAGGAGCATGCTGCGCGCCTCCAG GAAGTGCAGCGGCGGCTTGGCGGCTGGACTGGCCCGGAGCTCAGTGCTTTCGGGGAGCTGGTGCTAGAGGGCGCGTTCCGAGGTGGCGGAGGGGGCGGCCCCCGACTTCGAGGGGGCGAGAggctgctctttctcttctcacGGATGCTGCTCGTGGCCAAACGCCGGGGTCCGGAGTACACCTACAAGGGCCATATCTTC TGCTGCAACCTGAGTGTGAGCGAGAGTCCTCGAGATCCTCTAGGGTTCAAGGTGTCCGACCTGACCATTCCCAAACACAGGCACCTGCTCCAG GCCAAGAACCAAGAAGAGAAGAGGCTGTGGATTCACTGTCTCCAGCGCCTTTTCTTTGAGAACCACCCCGCCTCCATCCCCGCCAAG GCAAAACAAGTTCTCCTTGAAAACAGCCTGCACG GTGCTCCTAAAAGTAAGCCCATCCCAGAGCCCCCGACGCCCCCTCTTGGGTCTCCCCGACCTCGGGATGCTAGAAATTTCACCCCTGGACGAAGGAACACAG cTCCGTCTCCAGGACCCTCTGCTACCCGCCGTGGCCGCAGACAGTCTG AGCCAGTAAAGGACCCATATGTTATGTTTGCACAGAATG CTAAGCCTAGACTCAAG CATGCTGGCAGTGAGGGGGAGCTCTACCCCCCCTTGGAGCCTCAGCCACCAGTTCCAGCTTCCGGACCCCCTGAGGACCTAGAGGACCCTGGCCCCCCCACGCTGGAACCCTCCGGGACCTCGATCACGGAGGAGATCCTAGAACTGCTGAGCCAAAGAGGCCTCCGGGATCCAGGG TGCCCACTACAGCCGCCCCCCCACGACATCACCGCGTTCCCTGGAGACTCGCAGGTGCCAGGCGACAGTGAAGCCCTCACATTCCAAGCCCTTCCCAGCCGGGACTcttcagaagaggaggaggaggaagagctggaGTTGGATGAACGGGAGCCTTCCCCACTCCATGTGCTAGAAGGGCTCGAAAGTTCCAGTGCGGCTGAAATTCCCGACGTTCCCAGCCGTACCAAAAGTCCAGACGTACCCAACCTCCCTGAAATTCCCAGCCTGTCTGAAATTCCCAAGATTCCccaccttcccagcctccctgacaTCTCCAATGTTTTTGAAATGCCCTGCCTTCCATCCATCCCTAGTGTCCCTGACATTCCTAGCCTTCCCAGCACTCCCGCCCTTCCCTGTGATTCCTGGCTTCAGGGAGCTCTGCGGGAGCCCGATGAGGCTCTAGCCACGAGGAGAGAACTGTTTCCTGGAAGCAGTTCCACCAAAGGAGAGCGGTCCTCTGGGGGCAGGGTAGGGCAGCAGGATCCTGAGGAAGGGGAATCCTTCCCAGATTTCCAGTCCCAGGAGGTCACCCGAGACCAGGGATTCTCAGATGAGCTGGGATTCCGCTCCTGTTCAGAAATCCGGAGCGCCTGGCAGGCACTGGAGCAGGGGCAGCTGACCCGGCCCGGGTTCCCAGAGCCACTGCTCATCCTGGAAGACTCGGATCTGGGTGGAGGTGGCGGGAGTGGGAAGGCAGGAGCCCCGAGTTCGGAGAGGACAGCTTCCCGAGTGCGCGAGCTGGCCCGGCTTTACAGCGAGCGGATCCAGCAGATGCAGCGGGCGGAGACCCGGGCGTCGGCCAACGCGCCCCGCCGCCGGCCCCGTGCTCTGGCCCAGCCGcagctgtccccctccctgccccgtgAGCAGGCCGAGCCAG ggcccctgcctgcctttgGACACGTGCTGGTATGTGAGCTGGCCTTCCCGCTGACGTGTGCCCAGGAATCTGTCCCTCTGGGTCCTGCCACCCGGGTTCAAGCTGCCACACCTTTGTCTAAGCAgggaggctgcctgggtggccagGGTCTAAACGTTTCAAATTTGCCTGAGCAAGACCGTCTGAGCATCCAGGTTCCAGCTGCTACCCCTTTGCCTGGGCAAGGAGGCCTCTGGAATATACAGAGTGTGGCTGGAGCCCCCACACCCTTGCCCGAGCAAGAAGACCCCCCACACGATCAGGTTCCAGCTACAACTTTACCTGATCAAGAAGGCCACCTGGAAACCCAAGTTCCAGCTACCACGCCTTTGCCTGAGCACAGAGGCCACGTGGACATCGAGGTTCCAACCAGCCCAGCTGTACCCAAGCAGGGACGTGGTTCTGATGCCATGGGTTTAGCCACCACTCCTGTGCTCAAGAAAGAAGGCCACCTACAGAGCCAGAGCCCAACCACCACCCTGTCAACGAAGCAAGGCGGTTCCGGGGATGTTCAGTTCCCAGCTGCTGTTTGTGAGCAAGCCGTCAACACTTTGCTTACGCCCGGAAGCAGCCCGGACCGTCAGCTCCCAGGCAACACTCCACTGCCCTTGCAGCGTGACCTCCCAGACGTTCAGGTCCCAGGTACTTCACCTGGGCCTGCGTACGGAGGCCGCCTAAGCCACCAGACCCCAGCCAACGGCCCGCTGCCTCTGCCCCAAGACCTCTCAGACATTCAGGTTCCGGGTACCTCACCTGTGCCTGCACACGGAAGCTGCCTAGACCGTCAGATCCCAGCCGACGCCCCACTGTCCTTGCCCCAGAACCCGAACGTCCCAGCTGCCGCACCTTTGCCCCGGCAACAAGGCCTCACGGACACCCAGGCCCAAGCCCTCCAAGCCCTCCCGCCTTTGCCCAAGCAGGGAGGCCTCCCAGACATCCAGGGGCTATCTGCTGCACCTCTGCTTCAGGAACAAAGCTTCACAGACCTCCACGTCCAAAAAGTTACACCTTTGTTGGAGCAGAAGAGCCTCACGGACACTCATGTTCCAGCTGCGACCGCTTTGCCTGAGCAGGAAGGCTCTCGGGACAGTCAGGGCCTGTTACCCATCCCGGTTCCAACCACCGTGGTTTTCTCCAAACCAGGAGGCCACCCGGTGTCTCATGTCGCCCAGTCAGAGTCTTCAGAGTTGACCCCACCCCACAGTCCCCCTCCTCCAACCCGTCAGCTCCTGGGTCCCAGTGCAGCTGCCCTCTCAAGATACCTGGCAGCGTCCTACATCAGCCAAAGCCTCGCTCGGAGACAAGGGCCTGGGGGAGAAGTTCCCCCAGCCTCCCGGGGTCCCTGGTCCTCCTCTGCCCCGGCATCGCGGGCACCTTCACCAccaccccagcctcagcccccaccacccccagccaggAGGCTCAGCTATGCCACCACGGTCAACATCCATGTCGGGGGCGGTGGGCGGCTACGGCCAGCCAAGGCCCAGGTCAGGTTAAACCATCCTGCTCTCTTGGCCCCCACCCAGGAATCCGTGGGCCTTCGTAGGGCCCAGGGAGCTCCTGATGCCCCTTTCCACATGTGA